The sequence CCCGGCACCAAGTGCTCCGCGGCCAGGATGAAGCCGTGAATCAGGTTGTGCACGTAGGAGTTGTCGAGCTTGGCACGCTTGCTGCCGATGAGAACTTTGACGTGACCGGCGACCACGCTTTCAAACAGCTTGCGGAACATGGTCTGGTCACCGTCACCCCAGATGCCCGACGGGCGAATGGAACAGGTCAGCATGCCGCCAACGCCATTTTCGCCCAGCACGAACTTCTCGGCGACCACCTTCGTCTCGGTGTAGAGGTCGTTGAACTTGGTGGTGTAGGCCATGGTTTCGTTGCCACCCGAGATGGCTTTGCCGCCCATCACGACGCTGTTGGATGCGGTGTAGACGAACCGCTTCACCCCGGCCAGCTGCCCGGCCTGAACCAGGTTCTTGGTGCCGTCGACGTTGACCGCGAAGCTGCGCCGGCGGATCTCGTCGGTGACTTTCGCACCGCCCTGCAGATCGATGATCGCGGCGGTGTGGAACACGGTGTCGATATCGGAGACCGCCGCGGCCACCGTCTCGGGATCGCAGATGTCGCCTTCCAACTTCTCCAGGTTGGGATGGTCGGGCAGGGAAGACGGCGCGCGGTCGAAGGACCGTACCTGGTAGCCGCGTTCGAGCAGGGTCTTGACGAAATTGGTTCCGACGAAGCCGGAGCCCCCGGTGACCAGTACCCGGCCGAGTTCAGTAGTCAGTGATGGATCACCCATCGGCCGAGCATAACTGAACGTGTTTCAGTTCCCGTGGTCTTGTAAAGAGGGAAGTCACGCGCGGCCGTTCTCGCCGGGGTCGGAATCCAGCGCCTCCTGGACTCGGCGCCGGGCGCCGGCCAAGTGCTCTTCACACCGCTTGGCCAGCTGCTCGCCCCTTTCCCAGAGGCTCAGCGACGCGTCGAGATCCATCCCGCCCTGCTCCAGCCGCTGCACCACGTCGATCAGCTCGTCACGGCATTGTTCATAGCCGAGTTCACTAACGGGTGTCACCGGATCGGATTGCTCAGCTGGCATCGCTGGGTCCTTCAAGAAGTCGCCCCTCACTCGTCGCCGCGACGGCCCCGTCGGCCACCCGGATTCGCAGTCGGGTGCCGGCCGGTGCATCGTCGACCGACCGCAGTACGTGCGGCCCCGCTGCGCCGACAGTCTGGACGACCGCGTAGCCGCGCGCCAATGTCGCGGCCGGGCCCAGGGTAGCCAGCCGTGCCGCCAGGTGCCCCACCCGTTCGGTCTGCACCGTGATCAGCCGAGTGACATCACGGCGCACCGCGGCCAGGGCACGCCGCACCTCCTCGCCGCGCTCGGTCAGCGCGCGCAGCGGGTCAGCCAGCACCGGTCGGCTACGCAACTGCTTCAGCACCCGGTCCTCGCGTATCACCCAGTTGCGTACGGCCTGCGCGCTGCGCCGGCGTAGGTCGTCGACCAGCGCCTGTTCGGCGGCGGCGTCCGGGACGATCCTCTTCGCCGCGTCGGTGGGGGTGGCTGCGCGCAGGTCAGCGACCAAATCGCACAGCGGGCTGTCGGGTTCGTGGCCGATCGCGCTGACCACCGGGGTGCGGCAGGCCGCGATCGCCCGGCACAGGGTTTCGTCGGAGAACGGCAGCAGGTCCTCGACGCTGCCGCCGCCGCGGGCCAGCACGATCACCTCCACGGCCGCGTCGGCGTCCAGGTCGCGCAGCGCCTCGACGATCTGGGGGACGGCGGTCGGCCCCTGGACGGCGGTATTGCGCACCGCGAAGCGCACCGCCGGCCAGCGGCTACCGGCGACCGTCATCACGTCGTGCTCGGCGGCGCTGGCACGCCCGGTGATCAGGCCGATCGTGCCCGGCAGGAACGGGAGCGGCCGTTTGAGTCGCGGGTCGAACAACCCCTCGGCGTCCAGCAGCCGACGCAGCCGCTCGATGCGAGCCAGTAGTTCGCCGATGCCCACGGCGCGGATCTCGCTCAGGCGCAGGGAGAAGGTGCCCCGGGCGGTGTAGAAGTTGGGTTTGCCGCAGACCACCACCTGGGTGCCTTCGGTCAGCTTGACCGGCGCCGACGCCACCAGTTCGGGGCTGCACGTCACCGTCAGCGACATGTCGGCGGCGGGGTCACGTAGCACCATGAACACCGTCCGCACGCCCGGACGCAGATTGATCTGGGTGAGCTGGCCCTCCACCCACACCGATCCCAGCCGGTCGATCCAGCCCTTGACCCGGATGGCAACCGCGCGGACCGGGAACGGGTTCTCGGCGGATTCGCCCGGCGCGGGGGCGGTCACTTCGCGGTGGTGCGGGTGATCCTGTTGGCCAGCAGCGTCTGGAACGGTGCCCGGGCCTTGGTGGCCTCTTCGTAGGCGAGCAGGGTCTCCAGCTCATCGAGGCTGAGCGAGGCCAGCCGGGCCCGCAGCTGGGCCAGGGTCAGCGACCCGTAGTCGAGCTCGTCGACCAGGTCGGGGGTGGGCACGTTTGAGTCCGCGGCTGCGCTCGGCGCGTTGTTCTCGACAGGCGGGGTGGCTGCGCCCTCGCCGTCCTCGCGGCTGTCGCTGAAGGAATAGAGGGCGAACCGCCCCTCGGTGCGCGGGCCGGTGTCGTCGTCGTCGAAAGTCGCGGCGCTGCCGTCGACGCCGTCTTCGAGATCATCGTCGAAGGTCGCCCACTCCGGCTGCTCGTCCTTCGGCGGGAACAGCGACTCGAGGGTGGTGTCGCCCTTGTTGACCAGCTCGGCGACACCCTGCTGCCAGCGCATCACCGCGTGCGCGGCCTGGCTGGCCAGCGTCATCGGGTAGGTCAGGATGGTTTGCGGCAGCTTCAGGGTCTCCTCGACCGCGACGGTGGCCGCGCCGACCAGAAGCCGGACTCCAAAGGGTGCAGTTGCCATGGCCCCCAGCCTGCCTTACCTGCCGGTCATCTCCAAGTATTGACCGGCGTGACGCGAGCTGGCGGTCTCGTGTCGGCAGACCGTACGCTGGTTGCCATGCCCCAAACCGTCGACGTGGAGATCGCCTACAGTTCAGCCGCGCAGGTGAGCGGCGCCCCCGCCGGCAAGCGGGTGCTGCTGGCGGAGCCACGCGGCTACTGCGCGGGCGTGGACCGGGCGGTCGAGACGGTCGAGCGGGCGCTGGAGAAGCACGGCGCCCCGGTGTACGTGCGGCACGAGATCGTGCACAACAAGCATGTGGTGGACACCCTGACCAACAAGGGTGCGGTCTTCGTGCACGAGACCGACGAGGTCCCCGAAGGCGCGATGGTGGTGTTCTCCGCGCACGGCGTGGCCCCGACCGTGCACGAATCGGCCGCCGACCGCAGCTTGCGGGTGATCGACGCGACCTGCCCGCTGGTGACCAAGGTGCACAACGAGGCCAAACGATTCGCCCGGGACGGCTACGACATCCTGCTGATCGGCCACGCCGGCCATGAAGAGGTCGTCGGGATCATCGGCGAGGCCCCCAACGACGTGCAGCTGGTCGACGGTCTGGACGCCGTGGACTCGGTACAGGTACGCGACGAGAACAAGGTGGTGTGGCTGTCGCAGACCACGCTCAGCGTCGACGAGACGATGCAGACGGTGGTCAAGCTGCGTGAGCGGTTCCCGAATCTGCAGGACCCGCCCAGCGACGACATCTGCTACGCCACCCAGAACCGCCAGACCGCGGTCAAGGCGATGGCCCCGGAGTGCGAGCTGGTGATCGTGGTGGGCTCGCGCAACTCGTCGAACTCCTGCCGACTGGTCGAGGTGGCGCTGGGCGCCGGTGCCACCGCCGCCCACCTGGTCGATTACGCCGAGGACATCGACCCGGCGTGGCTGGCTCCCGAAGCCGGCCAGGTGCAGACCATCGGCGTCACCTCCGGTGCGTCGGTGCCGGAGATCCTGGTTCGCGGTGTGCTGGAGCGGCTTGCCGAGTACGGCTACGGCACGGTGTTCCCGGTGGCCACCGCCAATGAGACTTTGGTGTTTGCCCTGCCCCGCGAGATCCGGCCGAGTCGCCGTTAGATGTCGAACTCCCAGGAGTCGGCTTCGTCGCGCGGTTGACGCGAGCGAGTGCGGGGTTGGGCGTCGGCCTCGCCGCCGCCGGACCTGCGGTAGCGCACCTGGGAAACGGGGTGGCGGGTGCCGGTTCCGTTGCTACGGCCCTCGGCGGCTGTCGGCGCCGGCCGGCGGCGGGGCAGCGATTCGGATGCCTCGGTGGGGCGGTAGCGTGACGCGTCCTGGGGCGGGCGCGGTCGCCGCCGCGGCTCGTCTTGCCAGTCGGGTGCCGGCCGGCGTCGCGGCTGCCGCTCGTCGTACCCCTCGGGGGCCGGGCGCCGGCGGCGCTGCATCGGCTCGTCACGTCCGTCGGCTGTTGGGCGGCGGCGCGGGCGCGGGTGCTCCGCGGCGCGGGCGTCCATGTCTGGCCGGACGTGCCGCGAACGCGTCGGCGCCGAGCCGTTGGCCGCACCGCGGCGCTCGGTGGAACGGGTCCGCGACCCGGCCCCGGACGACTCCCGCGCGGCCCGACGGGCCTCCGCGGTGGCGCGGCGGGGACGCTGACCCTTGCGCTGCTCACGCGGCGCCGGCCGCTCGATGGCGTGCGCGGGGTTGCGGTTGAGGGCCGAGGTGAGCATGGCGCCGATTCGGTCGCTGAGCGTGGCCCGCTTCGGGGTGCCGTCGTCCTCGGTAGTGCGCTTCGCGGTTCCGCCCAGCATGCCGAGGTACCAGCGAACCATCCCGATCAGCAACACGGCTGCGGCCGTGAACACCATCAACGGGAATCGTTCGATCAGGGGATAGCCGCAGTTGATGACGATGGCCTTGAGGCCGGGGAATCCGCCGCCGCGCAACATCCAGTACGCGCCGGGCACGCTGACGAACAGGATCAGCGGCGGCTGAACCACCGTGGTGAACACCGCCGACTGCTGCACCATGAGCACCGCGGCGATACACCCCATCGCGTAGAGCGCGGAGAAGACGATGGTCAGTTCTTTGTCTCCGGAACCGGCGTCGAACGCCACTCCGATCGCGGTCGCGACCACCGCCACCGCCACGGCGCTCCACCACGGCAAACCGGCGATGCTCGGCAAAATCGAACGGTGGTCAGCTGCCACTGCCGACTTCTCCCGCGCTACTGCCACACACTGACGGTACCGGCTGGCGGCGGCGGGGGCGCACGGCGGCACGCCCCGGGCTTTAGACTTGGCTCCCTGTGAGCCTGAGCCTGGGAATCGTGGGGTTGCCCAACGTCGGTAAGTCGACCCTGTTCAACGCGCTGACACACAACGATGTGTTGGCCGCCAACTACCCGTTCGCGACGATCGAGCCGAACGAGGGCGTGGTGCCGCTGCCCGACCCCCGGCTGGCCAAGCTGGCCGAGATCTTCGGATCCGAGCGGATCCTGCCCGCGCCGGTGACGTTCGTCGACATCGCCGGCATCGTCAAGGGTGCCTCGGAGGGGGCTGGCCTGGGCAACAAGTTCCTGGCCAACATCCGCGAGTGCGACGCCATCTGCCAGGTGGTGCGGGTCTTCGCCGACGACGACGTGGTGCACGTGGACGGCAAGGTCGATCCCGAGGCCGACATCGAGGTGATCGCCACCGAGCTGATCCTGGCCGACATGCAGACCCTGGAGAAGGCGATCCCGCGGCTGGAGAAGGAAGCCCGCAACAACAAGGACCGCAAGCCCGTGCACGAGGCCGCAGTGGCCGCCGCGGCGATCCTCGACACCGGCAAGACCCTGTTCGCCGCCGGGGTGGACACCGCGCCGCTGCGCGAGCTGAACCTGCTGACCACCAAACCGTTCCTGTATGTGTTCAACGCCGACGAGTCGGTGCTCACCGATGCCGCACGGGTCGCCTCGCTGCGGGAGCTGGTGGCCCCGGCCGACGCGGTGTTCCTGGACGCCAAGATCGAAGCCGAGCTCGCCGAGCTCGACGACGAGTCGGCGATGGAACTGCTGGAGTCGATCGGGCAGAGCGAGCGCGGCCTGGATGCCTTGGCGCGGGCCGGTTTTCACACCCTGAAGTTGCAGACCTACCTGACCGCCGGGCCGAAGGAGGCGCGGGCCTGGACCATCCACCAGGGCGACACCGCACCCAAGGCGGCCGGGGTGATCCACACCGACTTCGAGAAGGGCTTCATCAAGGCCGAGGTGGTCTCCTACGACGACCTGGTCGAGGCCGGGTCGATGGCCGCCGCCAAGGCCGCCGGCAAGGTGCGCATGGAGGGCAAGGACTACGTCATGGCCGATGGGGACGTGGTGGAGTTCCGGTTCAACGTGTAGGTGGACTGCTCAGCATGGCGACCGCAGCTGAAGCGTCGATCGCCACGTCCCGTCCGGCGCAGGCCACCACCGTAGTTGCGTTCAAACACTTGCCGAATCTGGGGCTTGAGAACGTCATCGCGTATCGCTCGGGCCGAGCGGCCGCGGGCCCGGGTGTCGTAGTAGGTGCTCGGTGCGATCTCTACGCCGTCCGCGCTCGGCACCCGGCAGATCGGCTCGCCGAAGCGGTCCTTGCTTTGGTCGATACAGGTGCGGATCAACGCGGGCGGCGGTCGAGCTTCGCCGTGAAACAGTCGACGTCGATTTCAGAATCTCGTTGGCACGCTTGAGCTCCCGATTCTCCGCCCGGCCGCAGCTCGTCGGCTATTTGGGAGGTGATACCGGGACGCTTGCCCTTATTGACCTGGCCCTTACGGACCCGGTCAATAGTGTCTGCGCGGTTCCGATCCCCAGCTTGGATGCCGCCAGCTCAATCGCAGCCCACTCCGATGGATACTCCAGGCGGACCTCAGCAACTATGCGCACCGCACGCGAACGCAACTCGACCGGGTGCCTACGCTGAGAACCTTCTTACATGACTCCAGCCTTCACAAGAAGCGGAGCCTCCGGACTCGCCGGGGGGAAGGCTCTCGGCGGGCGAATGCCGAATGCCGTTCGGGGCACACTTTGTACGAGCGCGGCGAGAGCTGGCGCCAAGCGCTCACTGGTTCGTCGGGATATCCCGCCCGGGTGCAAAGTACGTGCCCACCGCCGTCGCAAGAACTCGATCGAGGGCCACCCCGACGCGTACATCGGTGTAAAGTCTGCCCTTACGCTTGGTCCAAGACCGGACGGCGTTCGCTGCGGCAGCATGGTCGGTAGCCCCTTGGTGGGTAACTACCCAGTGCGTGCTAGCGAGGAGTTCAACACCATATGGTCCTTCGAAACCTCGAATTGTTGAGAGTACGGTGTCGACCGTCTGCTCCACCTTCGGAGCTTCGGCGCCTGCCCTCAGATACTCATCGAGTGCTCGTATGCCTTCATTTGTCAGCGAGACGGGTTCTAGGTTTAGCGCTTTCGCACTTCCGTCGCCAAACCCTGATGTGTACGCCCCCTCGATATCGGTAAGGAGATGGCGGACCTTCTCGCTATACGGGCCGTATCTGCCTGGCGCATACGACAGCGACAATTTAGGCTCAGCCTCGTTGGCGAAGTACATCAACTTTTGAATTTCTAAGTGGGACACTCCGGAAGTGTCTTCCCAAGGCTCGGCAGCGCGCCGTTGATCGATGTAACTGCGCATGAGGTGGAGGAGCGTCGCCCGCCCCCAGCTCATCCGGATGCGTTTGGGTGGAGCGATCTGCCGCGTTCCCGGAGTTGGGGCGTAGAGGATGAAACGAACATCTGGAAGGTCCGAAAATGATTCAAGCAGAAGCGGTTCCACGTCGCGCCAGTCGAGGCCTCCGTTGCCCGCACCCAGAGGCGGTATTGCAATCGAGGTAAGGCCCAGGTCTTGGATGACGTGAATGAGGTCTTTCAATCCCGCTTGAATGAATGACAACTGTGACGGCGACCGCCAATGCTGCTTCGTGGGAAAATTAACGATGTACCTGGGTCCTTCAAGCTCAAGCGTCTCCGTCACGAACATGGTCCCAATGCGGACCTCGTTGTGCTTGCATGCCCGTTCGTACGCCTTGAAGTTCTCGGGGTACCGCCGTTTAAATTGCAGGGCAATTCCCTTGCCCATGATGCCGACGCAGTTGACTGTATTAATAAGTGCGTCGGCGTCGGCCTTTAGAAGGTCTCCCTTGCCGTAAGTGATCATGGGTACCCCCTTCCTAGTAGTACAACCCTGGTTCAACGATATAGTCGCGCGTCCCACCGACATTTTTGAAAATGGTCTGTGCCCGGGTCAGCGTGTCGATATTTGAGCAGCACACGTGAGTGATCAGTTCGATTGGGACATCCCCCAGGATCAGGACCTCGGCGGACCGGCGTCCCTTCCGATCAGGGTCTTCGGGAGTGTTGTACCACTCTCTCTGGCAGAGCAAATCGAAGTCTACGAAGTTGCCAAGATTGGTCAGATCGGTGCTGAACTGAGTGAAGTCGGCTGCCGCATTGCCGTCGCTGGCGCACCAGGTATGGCCTGAGTCGATGATGTCAGCGAGGCCGATACCAAGGTGGACAAGAGGTCCTGAACCACCTTGGTAATGGCCGTAGCCGCGACACACCACGAAGAGCATGGGGGACTTGGCCGCGATGTAGAAGGGAACGTGGTCGCTGACCATCGAAGAGGGGTAACCGGGCGCCGGATTCACTTGCTTATGCCGGCGCCTCTCCTTGACGTCATCATTGGCCACATTGGTTGCCGGCGTGACCGCAGCATCGGGAAGCAATCGTCCTTGCCCCAGAATGCCCGGAAGGTTGTCTATATGGGTGAAATGCCAGACGATCCAGTCCCGTGGGCCCTCGCGACGTGGCCCACCACCACGTGCCACGA is a genomic window of Mycolicibacter heraklionensis containing:
- a CDS encoding 3-beta-hydroxysteroid dehydrogenase; the protein is MGDPSLTTELGRVLVTGGSGFVGTNFVKTLLERGYQVRSFDRAPSSLPDHPNLEKLEGDICDPETVAAAVSDIDTVFHTAAIIDLQGGAKVTDEIRRRSFAVNVDGTKNLVQAGQLAGVKRFVYTASNSVVMGGKAISGGNETMAYTTKFNDLYTETKVVAEKFVLGENGVGGMLTCSIRPSGIWGDGDQTMFRKLFESVVAGHVKVLIGSKRAKLDNSYVHNLIHGFILAAEHLVPGGSAPGQAYFINDGEPINMFEFARPVMEACGERWPRLRVSGRMVRDVMFAWQWLHFRFGLPEPLLEPGAVERLYLNNYFSIDKAHRDLGYRPLFTTEQAMADCMPYYKELFAKVKAEAHPHLATVVAEPHPE
- a CDS encoding exodeoxyribonuclease VII small subunit; translated protein: MPAEQSDPVTPVSELGYEQCRDELIDVVQRLEQGGMDLDASLSLWERGEQLAKRCEEHLAGARRRVQEALDSDPGENGRA
- the xseA gene encoding exodeoxyribonuclease VII large subunit, which translates into the protein MTAPAPGESAENPFPVRAVAIRVKGWIDRLGSVWVEGQLTQINLRPGVRTVFMVLRDPAADMSLTVTCSPELVASAPVKLTEGTQVVVCGKPNFYTARGTFSLRLSEIRAVGIGELLARIERLRRLLDAEGLFDPRLKRPLPFLPGTIGLITGRASAAEHDVMTVAGSRWPAVRFAVRNTAVQGPTAVPQIVEALRDLDADAAVEVIVLARGGGSVEDLLPFSDETLCRAIAACRTPVVSAIGHEPDSPLCDLVADLRAATPTDAAKRIVPDAAAEQALVDDLRRRSAQAVRNWVIREDRVLKQLRSRPVLADPLRALTERGEEVRRALAAVRRDVTRLITVQTERVGHLAARLATLGPAATLARGYAVVQTVGAAGPHVLRSVDDAPAGTRLRIRVADGAVAATSEGRLLEGPSDAS
- a CDS encoding lipid droplet-associated protein — translated: MATAPFGVRLLVGAATVAVEETLKLPQTILTYPMTLASQAAHAVMRWQQGVAELVNKGDTTLESLFPPKDEQPEWATFDDDLEDGVDGSAATFDDDDTGPRTEGRFALYSFSDSREDGEGAATPPVENNAPSAAADSNVPTPDLVDELDYGSLTLAQLRARLASLSLDELETLLAYEEATKARAPFQTLLANRITRTTAK
- a CDS encoding 4-hydroxy-3-methylbut-2-enyl diphosphate reductase translates to MPQTVDVEIAYSSAAQVSGAPAGKRVLLAEPRGYCAGVDRAVETVERALEKHGAPVYVRHEIVHNKHVVDTLTNKGAVFVHETDEVPEGAMVVFSAHGVAPTVHESAADRSLRVIDATCPLVTKVHNEAKRFARDGYDILLIGHAGHEEVVGIIGEAPNDVQLVDGLDAVDSVQVRDENKVVWLSQTTLSVDETMQTVVKLRERFPNLQDPPSDDICYATQNRQTAVKAMAPECELVIVVGSRNSSNSCRLVEVALGAGATAAHLVDYAEDIDPAWLAPEAGQVQTIGVTSGASVPEILVRGVLERLAEYGYGTVFPVATANETLVFALPREIRPSRR
- a CDS encoding DUF6542 domain-containing protein; translation: MAVAREKSAVAADHRSILPSIAGLPWWSAVAVAVVATAIGVAFDAGSGDKELTIVFSALYAMGCIAAVLMVQQSAVFTTVVQPPLILFVSVPGAYWMLRGGGFPGLKAIVINCGYPLIERFPLMVFTAAAVLLIGMVRWYLGMLGGTAKRTTEDDGTPKRATLSDRIGAMLTSALNRNPAHAIERPAPREQRKGQRPRRATAEARRAARESSGAGSRTRSTERRGAANGSAPTRSRHVRPDMDARAAEHPRPRRRPTADGRDEPMQRRRRPAPEGYDERQPRRRPAPDWQDEPRRRPRPPQDASRYRPTEASESLPRRRPAPTAAEGRSNGTGTRHPVSQVRYRRSGGGEADAQPRTRSRQPRDEADSWEFDI
- the ychF gene encoding redox-regulated ATPase YchF, with the protein product MSLSLGIVGLPNVGKSTLFNALTHNDVLAANYPFATIEPNEGVVPLPDPRLAKLAEIFGSERILPAPVTFVDIAGIVKGASEGAGLGNKFLANIRECDAICQVVRVFADDDVVHVDGKVDPEADIEVIATELILADMQTLEKAIPRLEKEARNNKDRKPVHEAAVAAAAILDTGKTLFAAGVDTAPLRELNLLTTKPFLYVFNADESVLTDAARVASLRELVAPADAVFLDAKIEAELAELDDESAMELLESIGQSERGLDALARAGFHTLKLQTYLTAGPKEARAWTIHQGDTAPKAAGVIHTDFEKGFIKAEVVSYDDLVEAGSMAAAKAAGKVRMEGKDYVMADGDVVEFRFNV
- the darG gene encoding type II toxin-antitoxin system antitoxin DNA ADP-ribosyl glycohydrolase DarG, coding for MITYGKGDLLKADADALINTVNCVGIMGKGIALQFKRRYPENFKAYERACKHNEVRIGTMFVTETLELEGPRYIVNFPTKQHWRSPSQLSFIQAGLKDLIHVIQDLGLTSIAIPPLGAGNGGLDWRDVEPLLLESFSDLPDVRFILYAPTPGTRQIAPPKRIRMSWGRATLLHLMRSYIDQRRAAEPWEDTSGVSHLEIQKLMYFANEAEPKLSLSYAPGRYGPYSEKVRHLLTDIEGAYTSGFGDGSAKALNLEPVSLTNEGIRALDEYLRAGAEAPKVEQTVDTVLSTIRGFEGPYGVELLASTHWVVTHQGATDHAAAANAVRSWTKRKGRLYTDVRVGVALDRVLATAVGTYFAPGRDIPTNQ
- the darT gene encoding type II toxin-antitoxin system toxin DNA ADP-ribosyl transferase DarT, giving the protein MTTAIITDSGFVARGGGPRREGPRDWIVWHFTHIDNLPGILGQGRLLPDAAVTPATNVANDDVKERRRHKQVNPAPGYPSSMVSDHVPFYIAAKSPMLFVVCRGYGHYQGGSGPLVHLGIGLADIIDSGHTWCASDGNAAADFTQFSTDLTNLGNFVDFDLLCQREWYNTPEDPDRKGRRSAEVLILGDVPIELITHVCCSNIDTLTRAQTIFKNVGGTRDYIVEPGLYY